One region of Edaphobacter bradus genomic DNA includes:
- a CDS encoding transposase, with amino-acid sequence MAIADGHGLPIAVRVTSASPNESTLVEDTLSQRHVGGLPKRLIADRAYDSDRLDERLRQEHSIELLVPNRRRRKRTQVGQPLRRYRRRWKAERLFCLAEELLPYLQPLGTPCGQLSRNGSTRMQVDSLETSMRLLLVLFCVSCARQPRRYQQREATK; translated from the coding sequence ATGGCAATCGCGGACGGCCATGGTCTTCCTATCGCCGTGCGGGTTACAAGCGCTTCACCGAATGAGTCCACGCTGGTCGAAGACACACTCAGTCAACGCCACGTCGGTGGATTGCCGAAACGGTTGATTGCAGACCGTGCCTACGATAGCGATCGGCTGGATGAACGGCTGCGCCAGGAGCACAGCATCGAATTGCTTGTGCCCAATCGCCGCAGGCGAAAGCGAACTCAGGTTGGACAGCCACTGCGCCGCTACCGCCGGCGTTGGAAAGCCGAGCGGCTGTTTTGCCTGGCTGAAGAACTACTGCCGTATCTGCAGCCGCTGGGGACGCCATGCGGACAACTTTCTCGGAATGGTTCAACTCGGATGCAGGTTGATTCTCTTGAGACATCTATGAGACTACTTCTAGTCCTTTTCTGCGTTTCTTGCGCAAGGCAACCGCGACGATATCAGCAACGCGAGGCTACAAAGTGA
- a CDS encoding aldehyde dehydrogenase family protein: MVASDPRLPFGGIEHSGYGRELSAAGMREFLNAKTVVITAPPSNEIR; the protein is encoded by the coding sequence ATGGTAGCCAGCGACCCCCGCCTCCCCTTCGGAGGAATCGAACACTCAGGCTACGGCCGCGAACTCTCCGCCGCCGGAATGCGCGAATTCCTGAACGCCAAAACCGTAGTCATAACCGCCCCACCCAGCAACGAGATCCGATAA